TGGTTGATCGCCTGCCCAAGGCATTGTCTGGCGGTCAGCGACAGCGCGTTGCCATGGGGCGCGCCATTATCCGAGATCCACGCGCGTTCCTGTTTGATGAGCCGCTGTCCAATCTGGACGCTGCATTGCGCGTTGAGATGCGGCTGGAGATTGCCCGGCTGCATAAACAACTGGGCGCCACCATGATTTATGTGACCCACGATCAGGTGGAGGCGCTGACCCTCGCCGATCGCATCGTGGTGTTGAACGGCGGCGATATTCAGCAGGTCGGCTCGCCGCTTGAGCTTTATGAACGCCCCGCCAACAAGTTTGTCGCGCAGTTTATCGGCTCACCCACAATGAATATTCTCCCGGTGTCCGGTGCGGCCTCTGGCGTGATGGCGACAAATGGGATGATGCTGACGCTGGATCATATGCACGACACGGCTGCAGCGGTTGAGCTGGGCATCCGGCCTGAACATCTGGATGTGGTCGAGCCGGGCGAGGGGCATCTGATCGCTGTCGCCGATGTGGTGGAGCGCTTGGGCTCTGACACCAATATTTATGCCAAAGTGGACGGGCTTGGGCCGCTGATGGTCCGTAAGCACGGCAATGTTCCGGTCCGGAGCGGAGAGCGTCTGGGCTTGCGCGTGCAGGCCCAAAATGCGCATATTTTCGATGATCGCGGCATTGCCCTCAGGCCTGCAGCCTGAGCCGTTTCGATCGCGACCCTGGCAGCAAAAGGAGAGCAGCCGATGAGCACCCATTCCGCAGT
The nucleotide sequence above comes from Phaeobacter inhibens DSM 16374. Encoded proteins:
- a CDS encoding ABC transporter ATP-binding protein, with the protein product MARIELRDVAKRYGAVEVLRDINLDIQDGEFIVLVGPSGCGKSTLLRMIAGLEPITSGDFEIDGQRMNDVRPRDRDIAMVFQSYALYPHMDVARNMGFSMEIRKDPAEERRSRVARAAETLGLSSLVDRLPKALSGGQRQRVAMGRAIIRDPRAFLFDEPLSNLDAALRVEMRLEIARLHKQLGATMIYVTHDQVEALTLADRIVVLNGGDIQQVGSPLELYERPANKFVAQFIGSPTMNILPVSGAASGVMATNGMMLTLDHMHDTAAAVELGIRPEHLDVVEPGEGHLIAVADVVERLGSDTNIYAKVDGLGPLMVRKHGNVPVRSGERLGLRVQAQNAHIFDDRGIALRPAA